A stretch of Gigantopelta aegis isolate Gae_Host unplaced genomic scaffold, Gae_host_genome ctg2699_pilon_pilon:::fragment_3, whole genome shotgun sequence DNA encodes these proteins:
- the LOC121391588 gene encoding LOW QUALITY PROTEIN: zinc finger protein 737-like (The sequence of the model RefSeq protein was modified relative to this genomic sequence to represent the inferred CDS: substituted 1 base at 1 genomic stop codon), with amino-acid sequence MTIHTGEKRVECEQCSKRFTDVGHLKRHIVIHSHEKPFKCDVCPKCFRHRCNLKRHMFIHTGQMPFKCKICTKTFTNGSLLKEHMLIHTGEKNFTCDVCTTXFSHHSSLKRHFSIHTGEKTFQSEVCKKRFANRDGLKQHLLIHTGEKPFKCEVCTNCFSVRAVLKQHMLIHTGEKHFRCEVCTTSFRHHRTLKRHMLIHTGEKPFECEVCKKQFTSSSILKQHMLIHTGEKPFECKV; translated from the coding sequence ATGACCATTCATACTGGCGAAAAACGTGTCGAGTGTGAACAGTGCTCAAAACGTTTTACAGATGTTGGACATTTAAAAAGACATATTGTGATCCATTCACATGAAAAACCTTTTAAATGTGATGTTTGCCCAAAATGTTTTCGACACAGATGCAACTTAAAACGCCATATGTTTATTCATACTGGGCAGATGccttttaaatgtaaaatatgcacaaaaacatttacaaacgGTTCACTTTTAAAAGAGCATATGCTTATTCATACCGGTGAAAAAAACTTTACATGTGACGTATGCACAACATAATTTAGTCACCATAGCAGTTTGAAACGACATTTCTCGATCCATACTGGTGAGAAAACATTCCAAAGTGAAGTATGCAAAAAACGTTTTGCAAATAGAGATGGTTTGAAACAGCATTTattgattcatactggtgaaaaaccttttaaatgtgaagtgtgcacaaactGTTTTTCAGTCAGGGCTGTCTTGAAacagcatatgttgattcatactggggAAAAACACTTTagatgtgaagtgtgcacaacaTCCTTTAGGCACCATAGAACTTTGAAAcggcatatgttgattcatactggtgaaaAACCGTTCGAATGTGAAGTGTGTAAAAAACAGTTTACATCCAGCTCTAtcttaaaacaacacatgttgattcatactggtgaaaAACCTTTCGAATGTAAAGTATGA